The proteins below are encoded in one region of Deltaproteobacteria bacterium:
- a CDS encoding adenylate/guanylate cyclase domain-containing protein, whose translation MKERAGFVANKFWVFLFWGILASSLSLIIYVAKPSFIEGVDRTAGDARFKARGEAATADEVIIVAIDEKSVNELGRWPWPRTTMARLIDNLAPAKVVGLDIVFSEPETLERDNALGNAVKKAGNVVLGYFLREEATNEPDKKAINQINRSKIKIVKMLESTSSVPIVDLPGIETNIPVIGKDASGFGLFNIIPDGNDGILRRSQIIFLYKGDIYPSLALEALRKYLKGDVVLQIAPYGVDGLSINDRELPVDEGGSFQLNFYGKGGTFKTYSAVDIIKGRLPIEAIKGKIVFVGATEKGIYDLRVTPLDPIYPGVEVHATVAANVLQKRFLIHDSRVVALDIFFIIFLSVGLCASLTWVHRTFISLIIFLAFLSLHTAVNFYLFYSYNLVASAIYPFIGISLSYLLAEAYRNIVVESKGRYLKKAFGTYVSPDLVSEILKDPDRLKLGGEKKEITILFSDIRGFTSLSEKLTPEKLVAVLNEYLSPMTRIVLEEKGTLDKYIGDAIMVICNAPIDLPDHPQKGCKIAIRWIKELEKLNGDWKEKGYPSIAIGIGINTGDAVVGNMGADLRFDYTAIGDNVNLASRLEGMNKTYGTAIIVSESTQRLTTNDFLFRELDMVRVKGKETPVAIYELMDLLPGDVLKKELANSFAEALSLYKSRMFEEAKSGFDAILDKFPKDGPSALYAQRCLDCLKLPPPSDWDGVYVAKTK comes from the coding sequence GTGAAAGAAAGGGCAGGATTTGTAGCCAATAAATTCTGGGTTTTTCTATTCTGGGGCATTCTGGCCTCTTCACTATCTTTGATTATTTATGTGGCGAAGCCTTCTTTTATAGAGGGCGTTGACCGGACAGCCGGCGACGCCAGATTTAAGGCGAGGGGGGAGGCGGCCACTGCTGATGAAGTTATTATTGTTGCTATAGATGAAAAGAGCGTAAATGAGCTTGGCAGATGGCCGTGGCCCAGGACGACCATGGCAAGGCTTATAGATAATCTTGCGCCTGCAAAGGTTGTTGGCCTTGACATAGTTTTTTCCGAGCCTGAGACATTAGAAAGGGACAATGCCCTTGGAAACGCTGTAAAGAAGGCAGGAAATGTAGTCCTTGGTTATTTCTTAAGGGAAGAGGCAACGAACGAGCCTGATAAGAAGGCTATAAATCAAATTAACCGCTCAAAGATAAAGATCGTAAAAATGCTTGAAAGCACCTCCTCTGTTCCTATCGTTGATCTCCCGGGCATAGAGACAAATATACCTGTAATAGGAAAAGACGCCTCAGGTTTTGGCCTCTTTAATATAATTCCGGATGGAAATGACGGCATTCTAAGAAGATCACAGATTATATTTCTCTACAAGGGCGACATATATCCCTCCCTTGCGCTTGAGGCGCTGAGAAAATATCTAAAAGGCGATGTTGTATTGCAGATTGCGCCTTACGGTGTGGATGGCCTTTCTATAAACGACAGGGAACTTCCTGTAGATGAGGGAGGCAGTTTTCAGCTTAACTTTTACGGCAAAGGCGGAACATTCAAGACATATTCTGCGGTAGATATTATAAAGGGGAGGCTGCCAATAGAGGCAATCAAAGGAAAGATAGTCTTTGTAGGGGCAACAGAAAAGGGGATATATGACTTAAGGGTTACACCATTAGATCCCATCTATCCGGGGGTTGAGGTTCATGCAACAGTTGCGGCAAATGTATTGCAGAAAAGGTTTTTAATACATGACAGCAGAGTTGTTGCCCTTGATATATTTTTTATAATCTTTTTATCTGTCGGCCTGTGCGCATCCCTTACATGGGTTCACAGGACATTCATCAGTCTTATTATATTTTTGGCATTCCTTTCACTGCACACTGCCGTCAATTTTTATCTCTTCTACTCCTATAATCTTGTGGCAAGCGCGATATATCCTTTCATAGGCATATCCCTTTCTTATCTCCTTGCAGAGGCGTACAGGAATATCGTTGTTGAAAGCAAGGGGCGCTATCTGAAAAAGGCATTCGGCACCTATGTCTCCCCTGATCTTGTATCAGAGATACTAAAAGACCCTGACAGATTAAAGCTCGGTGGGGAGAAGAAGGAGATAACCATACTTTTTTCCGATATCAGGGGGTTCACATCATTATCTGAAAAGCTTACTCCTGAAAAGTTAGTAGCTGTATTGAACGAATATTTAAGCCCCATGACCAGGATAGTTCTGGAAGAGAAGGGGACTCTGGATAAATATATAGGCGACGCCATAATGGTTATCTGCAATGCGCCTATTGACCTTCCTGACCATCCGCAGAAGGGTTGCAAAATTGCTATTAGATGGATTAAAGAATTGGAAAAATTAAACGGCGACTGGAAGGAAAAAGGTTATCCATCCATAGCTATAGGTATCGGCATCAATACCGGCGATGCTGTTGTCGGCAACATGGGCGCAGACCTTCGTTTTGATTATACCGCCATCGGCGACAATGTGAATCTTGCTTCAAGGCTTGAGGGTATGAACAAGACATACGGCACAGCCATAATTGTGAGTGAAAGCACCCAGAGATTGACGACTAATGATTTCCTTTTCCGCGAGCTTGATATGGTGCGGGTAAAAGGAAAGGAAACCCCGGTTGCGATTTATGAATTAATGGATTTACTTCCGGGTGATGTCTTAAAGAAAGAACTTGCAAACTCTTTTGCAGAGGCCTTATCTCTTTATAAAAGTCGCATGTTTGAAGAGGCAAAGTCCGGGTTTGATGCCATACTTGATAAATTTCCCAAAGACGGCCCTAGCGCTTTATATGCGCAAAGATGCTTAGATTGCCTTAAATTGCCTCCGCCGTCTGACTGGGACGGCGTTTATGTTGCAAAGACAAAATAG
- a CDS encoding FecR domain-containing protein, whose amino-acid sequence MRKIFFIVLVLISAYCLLPDAYCYAGIGNLSKGSGAVYYKAKGEKKWAAASAGMEINEGDRVKTGSDGRIELLLQDGSRLTIGNNTEMEITKFLLDKDRRSATIFVQGKLRAAIAKFFGRTNMWVKTPTAVAGVKGTDFIVMNEGKANVLFGQEGTVEVKGNDKESVSLSPDTMTENTQGHTPIAPVKIEPNTPLSDARKQLEAVTNVDAPVEWQEAGKLPQILARWNMNYGHYLADSGKYKEALEVFQIAADLTDIPEIVAESRVQRGTVYSRNLSLYQEALKEYQAVLDKYPQMPQAENALFSIGMIYKDMGEKEKAGEYLQRYLKQYPQGKHTSTVETLIKELEKEEGKQ is encoded by the coding sequence ATGCGTAAAATATTCTTTATCGTTTTAGTTTTGATTTCTGCCTACTGTTTACTGCCTGATGCTTACTGTTATGCAGGTATTGGCAATCTATCAAAAGGGAGCGGCGCAGTCTATTACAAGGCAAAGGGAGAAAAGAAATGGGCTGCCGCATCAGCAGGGATGGAGATAAATGAAGGGGACAGGGTAAAGACAGGGAGCGACGGGAGGATTGAGCTTTTACTGCAGGACGGCAGCAGGCTTACCATAGGAAATAATACAGAGATGGAGATAACAAAATTTTTACTGGATAAAGACAGGCGCAGCGCAACCATATTTGTTCAGGGAAAGTTAAGGGCAGCTATTGCAAAATTTTTCGGCAGAACCAATATGTGGGTTAAGACCCCTACTGCGGTTGCAGGTGTAAAAGGAACTGACTTTATTGTGATGAACGAAGGCAAGGCAAATGTCTTGTTCGGTCAGGAAGGAACTGTAGAGGTTAAGGGTAATGATAAAGAATCAGTATCGCTGTCACCCGATACAATGACAGAGAACACGCAGGGCCATACGCCGATTGCCCCTGTTAAGATAGAACCAAACACACCTCTATCAGATGCAAGGAAACAGCTTGAGGCAGTGACAAATGTTGATGCCCCTGTGGAATGGCAGGAGGCGGGAAAACTCCCGCAAATCCTTGCAAGATGGAATATGAATTACGGCCATTATCTTGCCGACAGCGGCAAATACAAAGAGGCCCTTGAGGTTTTTCAGATTGCGGCGGATCTGACCGATATACCTGAGATAGTAGCTGAGAGCCGCGTCCAGAGAGGCACTGTTTATTCAAGGAATTTAAGCCTCTATCAGGAGGCGCTGAAAGAATATCAGGCTGTGCTTGACAAATATCCGCAAATGCCGCAGGCTGAAAATGCCCTCTTTTCCATTGGCATGATATACAAGGATATGGGTGAAAAGGAAAAGGCAGGAGAATATCTGCAAAGATATCTTAAGCAGTATCCTCAGGGTAAGCACACATCCACTGTGGAAACACTAATCAAAGAACTTGAAAAGGAAGAAGGCAAACAGTGA